Proteins co-encoded in one Alphaproteobacteria bacterium PA2 genomic window:
- a CDS encoding amidohydrolase, producing the protein MFNVLRSRLLGAAAFAALTATVSVAHAEPTQAMRDAAVAGVESRTKLAQVMVDQVFSYAEPGFQEFKTSEYLTGILEKNGFKITRGAAGIPTAWTATWGEGGPLVALGSDIDNLLGLSQYPGVPTVTPMVEGAPGHGEGHNSGLPLMIVAALSAKDVMEKNKIPGRLMVWPGVAEELLATKAYYVRDGMFKGVDASIFVHVGRDFSTGWGPGGNNGMVSVEYTFHGKTAHAAGQPWDGLSALDGVEVMNMAWNLRREHLPLTQRSHYVITNGGGQPNIVPGVASVWYYFRENTFDSIRKLYELGNTISEAAAQATGTTVERRVLGYAAPNYSNKPLALAAYANIKAVGMPQWSEDDQTFAKRVQTAQGFKLQPLSTVVAPISEPDTRGTPMGGGSDDIGDVMWSVPTITIRYPSNIPNAIGHNVTSAMAMATPIAHKGVVVGAKAVALTVLDIVTTPKLVTDAKDYFQNVQLKDTKYDPVLSPSDKPAIWLNADIMAKMRPKMEPFYYNSKKYGTYLEQLGITYPNGEAPK; encoded by the coding sequence ATGTTCAATGTACTGAGGTCCAGATTGCTCGGGGCTGCGGCCTTCGCCGCCCTGACGGCTACGGTTTCCGTGGCTCATGCCGAGCCCACCCAGGCCATGCGCGATGCCGCCGTGGCCGGTGTCGAGTCCCGTACCAAACTGGCCCAGGTCATGGTCGACCAGGTGTTCAGCTATGCCGAACCGGGCTTTCAGGAATTCAAGACCTCGGAATACCTCACCGGCATTCTCGAGAAGAATGGCTTCAAGATCACCCGGGGCGCAGCCGGTATCCCAACAGCCTGGACGGCGACCTGGGGTGAGGGCGGTCCCCTGGTGGCCCTGGGCAGCGACATTGATAACCTGCTGGGTCTCTCCCAATACCCGGGCGTGCCGACCGTGACCCCCATGGTTGAAGGTGCGCCTGGCCATGGCGAAGGACATAATTCGGGCCTGCCCCTCATGATCGTCGCCGCCCTTTCGGCCAAGGACGTCATGGAGAAGAACAAGATCCCTGGACGGCTGATGGTCTGGCCGGGGGTGGCCGAAGAACTCCTGGCCACCAAGGCCTATTATGTGCGGGACGGCATGTTCAAAGGGGTCGACGCATCGATCTTCGTGCACGTCGGCCGTGACTTCTCAACCGGTTGGGGCCCCGGGGGCAATAACGGCATGGTCTCGGTGGAATACACCTTCCATGGCAAGACTGCCCACGCCGCCGGCCAGCCCTGGGATGGCCTGAGCGCCCTGGACGGGGTGGAAGTGATGAACATGGCCTGGAACCTGCGGCGGGAGCATCTGCCCCTGACCCAGAGGTCGCACTATGTCATCACCAATGGGGGCGGACAGCCGAACATCGTCCCGGGTGTTGCCTCGGTCTGGTACTATTTCCGCGAAAACACCTTTGACTCCATCCGCAAGCTCTACGAACTCGGCAATACCATCTCCGAAGCCGCCGCCCAGGCGACCGGCACGACGGTCGAGCGCCGCGTGCTGGGTTATGCCGCGCCCAATTACAGCAACAAGCCCCTGGCCCTCGCCGCCTACGCCAACATCAAGGCTGTGGGCATGCCGCAGTGGAGTGAGGACGACCAGACCTTCGCCAAGCGGGTCCAGACGGCCCAGGGCTTCAAGCTCCAGCCGCTTTCGACCGTTGTCGCGCCGATTTCCGAGCCGGACACCCGGGGAACGCCGATGGGCGGGGGGTCTGACGATATCGGCGACGTCATGTGGAGCGTGCCGACCATCACCATCCGCTACCCCTCCAACATCCCCAACGCCATCGGGCACAATGTGACCTCGGCCATGGCCATGGCCACACCCATCGCCCACAAGGGTGTTGTGGTCGGCGCAAAGGCCGTCGCCCTGACGGTTCTGGACATTGTCACGACACCCAAACTGGTGACCGACGCCAAGGATTACTTCCAGAACGTCCAGTTGAAGGACACCAAGTACGATCCGGTCCTGTCGCCTTCCGACAAGCCGGCCATCTGGCTCAATGCCGACATCATGGCCAAGATGCGCCCCAAAATGGAGCCCTTCTATTACAATTCAAAGAAGTACGGGACCTATTTGGAGCAACTCGGGATCACCTATCCCAATGGAGAAGCTCCAAAATAG
- a CDS encoding tRNA guanosine(34) transglycosylase Tgt, translated as MTAFPFEISATDGAARTGVLKTSRGDIRTPAFMPVGTAATVKALTVDQVASTGADIILGNTYHLMLRPGAERVARLGGLHRFMRWDKPILTDSGGFQVMSLSKIAKVTEEAVAFQSHIDGSKHIMTPERSIEIQAQHLGSDIVMQLDQCVAWPAEEPAAAAAMQLSARWGARSKAAFGERPTQALFGIQQGSTFKALRQESADRLMEIGFDGYALGGLAVGEGHEAMCEVLDYAPAMLPADRPRYLMGVGKPIDLVEAVARGVDMFDCVLPTRSGRHGQAWTWEGSVNLKNARFAEDDTPLDPTSDCPASSHYSKAYLHHLVKSEEILSQVLLSWHNIAFFQALTAAMRLAISEGRFAAFVKDFRDRQVK; from the coding sequence ATGACCGCCTTTCCCTTCGAAATCTCGGCCACAGACGGCGCGGCCCGCACCGGGGTGCTCAAGACCTCCAGGGGCGACATCCGCACGCCGGCCTTCATGCCTGTGGGTACGGCGGCGACGGTCAAGGCCCTGACTGTGGACCAGGTGGCCTCTACGGGGGCCGACATCATCCTGGGCAATACCTATCACCTCATGCTGCGGCCAGGCGCCGAGCGGGTGGCGCGGCTGGGCGGCCTGCACAGGTTCATGCGTTGGGACAAGCCGATCCTCACCGACTCCGGCGGCTTCCAGGTCATGTCCCTGTCCAAGATCGCCAAGGTGACCGAGGAGGCCGTGGCCTTCCAGAGCCATATTGACGGCTCGAAGCACATCATGACGCCCGAGCGCTCCATCGAAATCCAGGCCCAGCATCTGGGCTCGGACATTGTCATGCAGCTGGACCAGTGCGTGGCCTGGCCGGCGGAGGAACCTGCCGCCGCAGCGGCCATGCAGCTCTCGGCCCGCTGGGGCGCCAGGTCCAAGGCGGCCTTTGGCGAGCGCCCCACCCAGGCCCTGTTCGGCATCCAGCAGGGCTCGACCTTCAAGGCCCTGCGACAGGAGTCCGCCGACCGCCTGATGGAGATCGGCTTTGACGGCTACGCCCTGGGCGGTCTGGCCGTGGGCGAGGGGCATGAGGCCATGTGTGAGGTGCTGGACTATGCGCCCGCCATGCTGCCCGCCGACCGGCCGCGCTATCTGATGGGTGTTGGCAAGCCCATTGATCTGGTGGAGGCCGTAGCCCGGGGCGTCGACATGTTCGACTGTGTCCTGCCCACCAGATCAGGCCGCCACGGCCAGGCCTGGACCTGGGAGGGATCGGTGAACCTCAAGAACGCCCGGTTCGCCGAGGACGATACGCCCCTGGATCCGACCTCGGATTGCCCGGCCTCCAGCCACTATTCCAAGGCCTATCTGCATCATCTGGTGAAGTCGGAAGAGATACTCAGCCAGGTCCTGCTGTCCTGGCACAACATCGCATTCTTCCAGGCCCTGACGGCGGCCATGCGGCTGGCGATTTCCGAGGGGCGGTTCGCGGCCTTCGTGAAGGACTTCCGGGACCGTCAGGTAAAGTAG
- a CDS encoding tRNA preQ1(34) S-adenosylmethionine ribosyltransferase-isomerase QueA codes for MQLADFDFDLPETAIALRPAEPRDSARLLLVSPGRPLADLKVSDLPDQLRAGDILVLNDTRVIPARMSGIRIRGESRIKTEATLHQRLAPNVWAAFMRPGKRLASGDEVVFGDLLKATIIEKREGGEIVLSFDRSGVDLDLAVAEVGVMPLPPYIAAKRAQDNRDKVDYQTVYAAADGSVAAPTAGLHFTPDLLAQIKARGVGVVFVRLHVGAGTFLPVKVDDISTHRMHAEYGEVTPETADAINSARAAGGRVVCVGTTSLRLVESAAGEDGLVRPFADETAIFITPGYRFRVADGLMTNFHLPRSTLFMLVSAFAGLEVMQGAYRRAIDTGYRFYSYGDSSLLWRA; via the coding sequence ATGCAACTTGCAGATTTTGACTTTGACCTGCCCGAAACGGCCATTGCGCTCCGCCCTGCAGAGCCGCGGGATTCTGCGCGCTTGCTGCTGGTGTCGCCAGGACGGCCACTTGCAGACCTGAAGGTTTCGGATCTGCCAGACCAGCTGCGCGCCGGGGATATCCTGGTCCTAAACGACACCAGGGTGATCCCTGCCCGGATGAGCGGAATCCGTATCCGGGGTGAGTCCAGAATCAAGACCGAGGCCACCCTGCATCAAAGGCTGGCGCCCAACGTCTGGGCGGCCTTCATGCGACCTGGCAAGAGACTTGCGTCAGGTGATGAGGTCGTGTTCGGCGACCTGCTGAAGGCCACCATCATCGAGAAGCGGGAAGGCGGGGAAATCGTCCTGTCCTTCGACCGATCCGGCGTCGATCTGGATCTTGCGGTGGCCGAGGTCGGCGTCATGCCCCTGCCGCCCTATATCGCCGCCAAGCGGGCCCAGGATAACCGCGACAAGGTCGACTATCAGACCGTCTATGCCGCCGCAGACGGCTCTGTGGCCGCCCCGACCGCCGGCCTGCACTTCACCCCGGACCTGCTGGCGCAGATCAAGGCCAGGGGCGTTGGCGTCGTCTTCGTCCGACTGCATGTGGGGGCCGGGACCTTCCTGCCGGTAAAGGTCGACGACATTTCCACGCACAGGATGCACGCCGAGTATGGCGAGGTGACCCCGGAAACCGCCGACGCCATCAATTCTGCCCGCGCTGCCGGAGGTCGTGTGGTCTGTGTCGGCACCACCTCCCTGCGACTGGTGGAAAGCGCTGCGGGTGAAGATGGGCTGGTCCGGCCCTTCGCCGACGAAACCGCGATCTTCATCACCCCCGGCTACCGCTTCCGCGTGGCGGACGGCCTGATGACGAACTTCCACCTGCCCAGGTCGACCCTGTTCATGCTGGTCAGCGCCTTCGCCGGCCTCGAGGTCATGCAGGGGGCCTATCGGCGGGCCATCGACACCGGCTACCGCTTCTATTCCTATGGCGATTCAAGCCTGCTCTGGAGGGCTTAA
- a CDS encoding phosphohydrolase, translated as MTPSLEAAYAEPHRRYHTRRHIEQCLALLDEVPDLMDSERQVLTYAIWWHDAVYDPLAKDNEARSAEMARRDLRDFDVSIHAREEVARLILLTAGHEVEEEDRLGEILVSIDLAILGAEPEAYDAYARAVREEYAHVPDDAWKMGRPAVLKTFLEARFIYPDPDLRQRFEAGARENLAREIAELA; from the coding sequence GTGACCCCGTCCCTTGAGGCCGCCTATGCAGAGCCTCACCGGCGCTATCACACGCGCCGGCACATAGAACAGTGCCTGGCGCTTCTGGACGAGGTCCCGGACCTCATGGACAGCGAGCGTCAGGTCCTGACCTACGCCATCTGGTGGCATGATGCGGTCTACGACCCGCTGGCCAAGGACAATGAGGCCCGGAGCGCCGAGATGGCGCGCCGGGACCTGCGGGATTTCGACGTCTCCATTCACGCCCGTGAGGAAGTCGCCCGGCTGATCCTGTTGACCGCAGGACATGAGGTTGAGGAAGAGGACAGGCTGGGTGAGATCCTGGTGTCCATCGACCTGGCCATCCTGGGCGCAGAACCCGAGGCCTATGACGCCTATGCGAGGGCTGTGCGGGAAGAATACGCCCATGTCCCCGATGATGCCTGGAAGATGGGCCGTCCGGCTGTCCTGAAGACGTTCCTGGAGGCCAGGTTCATCTACCCTGATCCGGATCTGCGGCAGCGTTTTGAAGCCGGGGCCCGCGAGAACCTGGCCCGGGAAATCGCGGAACTGGCCTAG
- a CDS encoding peptidylprolyl isomerase, with the protein MDPENTIHMALEAGTVTIKLRPDLAPQHVARIKELAREGFYDGVVFHRVIPGFMAQGGDPTGTGTSGSSKPNLPAEFSREPHIRGVCSMARTANPNSANSQFFICFDDATFLDGQYTVWGEVVEGMDHVDALPKGEPPRAPGKIVSMKVAADA; encoded by the coding sequence ATGGATCCCGAAAACACGATACACATGGCCCTCGAAGCCGGAACAGTGACCATCAAGCTCCGGCCCGACCTGGCGCCCCAGCATGTGGCCCGCATCAAGGAACTGGCCCGCGAGGGCTTTTATGACGGCGTGGTCTTTCACCGGGTGATCCCGGGCTTCATGGCCCAGGGCGGTGATCCGACCGGCACCGGCACCTCCGGCTCGTCCAAGCCCAACCTGCCTGCAGAATTTTCCCGCGAGCCGCACATCCGGGGCGTCTGCTCCATGGCGCGGACCGCCAACCCGAATTCGGCCAACAGCCAGTTCTTCATCTGCTTCGACGACGCCACCTTCCTGGACGGCCAGTACACCGTCTGGGGCGAAGTGGTTGAGGGCATGGATCATGTGGACGCCCTGCCCAAGGGCGAGCCCCCGCGGGCTCCCGGCAAGATCGTGTCCATGAAGGTCGCGGCGGACGCGTGA